GCCGAAGTCTTTTGCTCGGTGGAACCGAACTTCTCCCTAGCTGAGGTCGACGAGGGGCGGCTCATTTGTCTGTCGATTCCACAGACCTACCAAGTCGAACGCCGCTACCTCAATCTCCTCGCGAAGCAATTGTTCTTTCTTCATGCCTTCCGGCGGTTTGATCTCGAATCCGAGGAACTGCATCGACGCAATCTGATCGTGCTCGTTCTCGACGAAGGTCAGAAGACCACGCTTGTCTCCGAAGATGGTTTCGCTGACCACGCCACGGTTGATGAATTGCGTGAGGCGGGGGCTTGCCTGATTTCCGCGACGCAAACACCTTTGTCATTCTATGCCGCGTTCGAAACCGAGCGCAAAGCAGATGTTTTTATGGCCAACCTGCGCACGCAGATTCATTTTCGAGCCGCGGATGAGAAAGGAGCAAAGATCATCTCGGAAAAAATGGGCGGACGGGAACTCCGCCGATATAGTGGCGGTATCAGTGCCGGCCGGACATCGCGAAACTGGCAGATGATCGATGAGCCGTGGTTCAAACCCACGCAACTTCAGGCGTTGCCGGAGGGCAGGGCGGTGATCCGCCATCCCCGCCGCACAGGGAAACCATTTCTGCGTAAACTGCCGTTCACCGGGTTTACCCACGCCAACGACTTCGTGGCAGAACTGGCGGACTTCAGCACGAAACCGGTGCGGTGATGTCAATTTCGACTTGGGGAGCCGAGGCCAGTGCGAGTCAGTGTTCCCCGTCGGCGTTCGGTTTGGCTCCGATGCGTGGTCCGGTTCTTTGAAGCATGGGATCCCCGCGTCTCCAACGGCCATCCCACTGCTTCCAAGTAGTCTTCAACCAGGCCGCGAGCATCACGGCGACGGAGGGTATGGACGATCAGTGCGATTGGGTTGGGCGCCTTTTTGCCCATTATGCGTCCCAGGAGGCGAACAGCCTGCGTATAGATAGTATAATCGCTAAGGGGTAACGTGATAATGAGGTGAACGGGCGGGGACAAATGAGACATAGAACACTATAAGTTGAGGGTTGGATCAAGTGCTCCGCCCCGGCCTGACGACGGGAGCACCACTTTGCTGATTTTACGTGGCGATAGTGCCAAAATAAGCACTCCGTTTTTAGGTATCAATCATAGACCACCGTCCATCGTACGTCTTTTATTTATCCACGATTTTCTTGGGTTAAACCGTGCGAATTCGTGGCAGGTAGGCACGAGGCGGCACCCCGAACTGTCGTTTGAACTGAGCCGTCAAATGGCTGTGGTCCGAAAATCCAGTCATGTAAGCGACTTGATTGACCGTATAAGAGCCGGTTTTGAGGCTGCCCCGAATTGACAGACACAGGCAAAGGGGAAAAAGCAGAAGGAATCCTCATTAAGATGCAGTTAAGCAAATCCGTGATCAAATACGCAATCTATGACTTGTGTTCTGTATTTTAAAACTTAGTAAGATTTGACACATGCCTGCCGAGTATTTTTACAACGGTCATTTACGTTGGAGCGTGTATTGGGGAAACCCTAACTTCATGGCTTGTTTTTTTTCGTGTGCTCTTGTGTGGCTCTGGCTGGTGGAACTTCGTTGGGCGCGTTCAAACAGGCTGGGCTTGCGCATTGGAGGGCTTGCATTACTCTACGGTTTGGAGCTGTGCAGTTGGTTTGTGCTTGTGAAAACTTACTCGCGGGGAGGGTTACTCGCAGCCTTGTGTGCGTTGCTATGCTTTTTTACAGTGGTGAAGCAGGGTAACTGGAATGGACTCAGGCGCAAAGGGCTAAATCTGATCGTACGAGTCGGATTGATTCTTTTCATTTGTGTGTTCACTGGATTTGCAGGTCGGGTTTCGCCCGGATATCTGGCCCAAGATATGTCAGTATCCAATCGTTTGGAACTGTGGCGAGGCGGCCTCGCAATGATCTGGGACTCTCCATTCGCAGGATGGGGTTTCAAGCAAGGTGGAATGGCCTATGTTAATTGGTATCAGTCAATTGAGCAAACAGTAAGGCCAACAAGCTTCGTAAACGGCTATCTGGAACTCACGGTTAATCACGGAGTCCCGGCATTATTTTTATCGTTATCGGTTCTCCTGGTCGCGGTGGCCATCGCGGTCACGATGCGCAAACATAGTTGGTGTGTAGCTGCTGGTTCGTGCGTAATCGCATGGATGATAGGCAATATCTGGACCTGTTGCTGGTATGAGTGGTCGCTGTGGCTGCTTCCCTCCGCATCGGCGATTTCTCTTTTCGTCATTGGAATCCGAAACAAGGGGACACTGGGAAGCTGTATCTGCGGTGTTGGCTTGGCACTGTTTATTGTGGCTGGCGCGCTCAGTGCTGGATATGCTGCGGCAAAAAACACTTACTGGCAGGCAAAACCCTTGGATGGCGCTGATGTGGTGAAGCTTTCAAGGCGTGATGCCTGCACAGCTGCGGACAATCCAAGTGCTTTATGGGTCGATGGCACAATCTTTGGCACCTACTATGGCAAGTCGATTCGGGCATCTGCATCTTCCTTTGATGTTTTTTCTTCGGAATCGCTGATTGTGTATGCGCCGTGGCATTGTTCAGATCCGCATACCAGCTTGCGGCCTGAGGTTTGTGTTTATTCGGGTTTTCATGCGAGCCGCGTTCGATTGGGTGGGGGAGGATTGAAAAAAACAATCG
This genomic stretch from Termitidicoccus mucosus harbors:
- a CDS encoding helix-turn-helix domain-containing protein; amino-acid sequence: MLFPLCLCLSIRGSLKTGSYTVNQVAYMTGFSDHSHLTAQFKRQFGVPPRAYLPRIRTV
- a CDS encoding O-antigen ligase family protein; this translates as MPAEYFYNGHLRWSVYWGNPNFMACFFSCALVWLWLVELRWARSNRLGLRIGGLALLYGLELCSWFVLVKTYSRGGLLAALCALLCFFTVVKQGNWNGLRRKGLNLIVRVGLILFICVFTGFAGRVSPGYLAQDMSVSNRLELWRGGLAMIWDSPFAGWGFKQGGMAYVNWYQSIEQTVRPTSFVNGYLELTVNHGVPALFLSLSVLLVAVAIAVTMRKHSWCVAAGSCVIAWMIGNIWTCCWYEWSLWLLPSASAISLFVIGIRNKGTLGSCICGVGLALFIVAGALSAGYAAAKNTYWQAKPLDGADVVKLSRRDACTAADNPSALWVDGTIFGTYYGKSIRASASSFDVFSSESLIVYAPWHCSDPHTSLRPEVCVYSGFHASRVRLGGGGLKKTIVLYPSVYPPEGNPPANHEMAVCLPLADTSQYDRAWRIWTAKMGAKLVYSSQGGRLISPASNPVIFSTANAEQRVLRSEILLNMGKVDMNGLPRLSLELGGVSVLSKLGFNFQLTHGIRIGSNRSARSEWSVTGLRTCVYFESHDQLVWVKPAGQKMRYLRQDMGFGDGNDGSSVNVFESGVIEIKTCQGSVWRYKDGFLETITDAQLGRFAVVSDRESILEISRLAGDARIAVARIGYAENGLLQHLIFSGDRKCNFEWSHDHRLLRVENISGVRTQFEYDDALLTGWHGSNGASGIYRWAPRDDAKRGVAVGRAPVVLTEDDVFRYEYARDGNVNIILVHTVDGSFVSETKIGPGGIFQRTANEIKSVRNRRNAR